In one Arthrobacter jinronghuae genomic region, the following are encoded:
- a CDS encoding malonic semialdehyde reductase: MNDGTLESIPAIDAAALGLLFRDARTVSEFTTAAVTDEQLQAIYDLTKMGPTAMNIQPLRITWVRSAAARQRLVQHMAEGNKAKTAAAPMVAVLSFDRTWPEHFPTVFPPAPQQGAVFAANPELSAVMGNDNAHLQAGYFLLAVRALGLAAGPMGGFDAAGLDADLHAGLNLQSFLVVNIGVPAGEPRHPRLPRLDYATATTEL, encoded by the coding sequence ATGAACGACGGCACTCTGGAGTCCATCCCCGCCATCGATGCCGCAGCCCTCGGCCTCCTCTTCCGTGACGCGCGCACGGTCTCGGAATTCACTACGGCCGCTGTCACAGACGAGCAGCTTCAAGCCATCTACGACTTGACCAAGATGGGTCCGACGGCGATGAACATCCAGCCGCTGCGGATCACCTGGGTGCGTTCCGCCGCGGCTCGGCAGCGGCTGGTGCAGCACATGGCGGAAGGCAACAAGGCCAAGACAGCCGCGGCTCCCATGGTTGCCGTGCTGAGCTTTGACCGCACTTGGCCTGAGCACTTCCCCACCGTTTTCCCGCCGGCTCCGCAGCAGGGCGCAGTCTTTGCCGCCAACCCGGAACTGAGTGCCGTGATGGGCAATGACAATGCGCATCTGCAGGCCGGCTACTTCCTCCTGGCAGTCCGCGCACTGGGCCTGGCCGCGGGGCCGATGGGCGGTTTCGACGCCGCCGGGCTGGATGCCGACCTGCACGCAGGCCTGAACCTGCAGTCCTTCCTCGTCGTCAACATCGGTGTGCCTGCCGGCGAGCCACGCCACCCGCGGCTGCCTCGACTGGATTACGCGACGGCGACCACCGAACTCTAG
- a CDS encoding CarD family transcriptional regulator translates to MPFSKGQILVHPHHGPAVVSSFQTHPRMQKDCIVLEVQSSHLMVWVPVDQVDHVGLRPVLDRAGLDALFGVLRAPADNEDPQWSRRYKDNTEKIATGDPMVIAAVVRNLMLREADRGLSQAEREMLRHARRPLLTEISLSLGLSEGEAGEKLDAVWRPSTAVA, encoded by the coding sequence TTGCCATTTTCCAAAGGCCAGATCCTGGTCCATCCCCATCACGGCCCCGCCGTTGTCAGCTCCTTCCAAACGCATCCGCGCATGCAGAAGGACTGCATTGTCCTGGAGGTCCAGTCCTCCCACCTGATGGTCTGGGTGCCCGTTGACCAAGTGGACCACGTCGGCCTCCGTCCGGTCCTGGACCGGGCTGGACTCGACGCACTGTTTGGCGTCCTTCGCGCCCCCGCCGATAACGAAGACCCCCAGTGGTCGCGCCGGTACAAGGACAACACGGAGAAGATTGCCACCGGTGATCCGATGGTGATTGCCGCCGTGGTCCGCAACCTCATGCTGCGCGAGGCGGACCGCGGCCTCTCGCAGGCCGAACGGGAAATGCTCCGGCATGCCCGGCGGCCGCTGCTGACGGAGATTTCCCTCTCGCTCGGGCTCTCTGAAGGAGAAGCCGGGGAGAAACTGGACGCTGTGTGGCGTCCGTCCACCGCCGTCGCCTAG
- the hrpB gene encoding ATP-dependent helicase HrpB: MTSPASPRPTDPPFNIAAIGGGLVFAESVPQLAAVLGGGSGEIHGAGTAVVQAPPGTGKTTLVPPLVANVLARGGTQPRVVVTQPRRVAVRSAARRLAALDGTALGGRVGYTVRGESRTGPSTLVEFVTPGILLRRLLADPGMEGTAAVILDEVHERGLETDLLLGMLTEVRQLREDLTLVAMSATLDAPRFAALIGSPDGAGPAPVVGCPAALHPLRTVWAPAPVPRFDERGVTRGFLDHVADTALQAHSRAVALDPDIDALVFVPGAREVSTVASRLRSRVPAGTEVLELHGQISPAEQDRAVSGRAPGEPARIIVSTSLAESSLTVPGVRLVVDSGLAREPRRDAMRGMSGLVTVSCSRASAEQRAGRAARLGPGTVVRCYDDKAYGAAPAHQTPEIAVADLTSAALVLACWGAPGGEALSLPDAPPPAAMRDAVQVLRGIGAVDAEGLATARGKTLARVPADPRLARALLDGAGAVGARTAAEVVALLSGDNRAPGADLPRLLAGMRAGREPGDRRWSEDVRRLDQLARREKSAGPAERGAPGAREIAGVEAPGYVIALAFPDRIARRVPGAGSERYLLASGTRAGLPAGSSLTGQDWLAVADVARAEGRDAAGTGAVIRSAAPLTLDTAEAAAEHLVTDTVEAEFAGGRVTARRERRLGAILLGSTPVRPSAEEGRAAVARALTVQGLDLIGFSAAADALRRRLALLHRELGEPWPDVSEPALLDRLQDWLGPELDALARGASANSIDLTDALRRLLPWPDASRLGDLVPERLQVPSGSRVRIDYPDPEHDDGRPVVAVKLQECFGWSETPRLVEGRVPVLFHLLSPAGRPLAVTDDLASFWSGPYAQVRSEMRGRYPRHPWPEDPWSAKATARTKARM, translated from the coding sequence GTGACTTCTCCGGCCTCCCCGCGTCCAACCGACCCGCCCTTCAACATTGCGGCCATCGGCGGGGGATTGGTTTTTGCCGAGTCGGTCCCGCAGCTCGCGGCGGTGCTCGGCGGCGGTTCCGGTGAAATCCACGGAGCCGGCACCGCCGTCGTCCAGGCACCCCCGGGAACCGGCAAGACAACCCTGGTGCCGCCGCTCGTCGCGAACGTTCTGGCTCGCGGCGGGACCCAGCCCCGGGTTGTGGTCACCCAGCCCCGCCGCGTGGCCGTCCGCTCGGCAGCCCGTCGGCTGGCAGCGCTGGACGGCACCGCCCTCGGCGGTCGGGTTGGCTACACGGTCCGGGGCGAGAGCCGCACGGGCCCGTCCACGCTGGTGGAATTCGTGACGCCGGGCATCCTGCTGCGCCGCCTGCTGGCCGACCCCGGCATGGAAGGAACAGCCGCGGTCATCCTGGATGAGGTCCACGAACGCGGGCTGGAAACGGACCTGCTGCTCGGCATGCTCACCGAGGTCCGCCAGCTGCGCGAGGACCTGACCCTCGTGGCTATGTCCGCAACCCTGGACGCGCCGCGGTTCGCTGCGCTGATCGGTTCGCCCGACGGCGCCGGGCCGGCACCCGTGGTCGGCTGCCCGGCAGCGCTGCACCCGCTCCGGACGGTCTGGGCTCCCGCGCCGGTTCCCCGCTTCGATGAACGCGGCGTGACACGCGGATTCCTGGACCATGTGGCCGACACCGCACTGCAGGCCCACTCCCGTGCCGTGGCCCTGGACCCGGACATCGATGCCTTGGTGTTTGTGCCCGGCGCACGCGAGGTGTCCACGGTGGCCAGCCGGCTGCGGTCGCGGGTCCCGGCGGGAACAGAGGTCTTGGAACTGCATGGGCAGATCAGTCCGGCGGAGCAGGACCGGGCCGTTTCCGGCCGCGCCCCGGGCGAGCCGGCCCGGATCATTGTGTCCACGTCGCTGGCTGAATCCTCGCTGACCGTTCCCGGCGTCCGGCTGGTGGTTGACTCGGGGCTCGCCCGCGAACCGCGCCGGGATGCGATGCGCGGGATGTCCGGCCTCGTCACCGTCTCCTGTTCCCGTGCCTCCGCGGAGCAGCGGGCCGGCCGCGCCGCCCGGCTGGGGCCGGGTACAGTGGTGCGCTGCTATGACGACAAGGCTTACGGAGCCGCGCCCGCACACCAGACCCCGGAAATCGCCGTCGCGGACCTCACGTCCGCGGCCCTGGTGCTGGCGTGCTGGGGTGCTCCCGGAGGCGAGGCCCTGTCCCTTCCCGACGCACCGCCGCCGGCCGCCATGCGCGACGCCGTCCAGGTGCTCCGCGGGATCGGTGCCGTGGACGCCGAGGGGCTGGCCACGGCCCGGGGCAAAACACTCGCGCGCGTGCCCGCCGATCCCCGGCTCGCACGGGCGCTGCTCGACGGCGCCGGTGCGGTGGGTGCCCGGACCGCGGCCGAGGTTGTTGCCCTGCTTTCGGGGGACAACCGTGCACCCGGAGCGGACCTTCCCCGCTTGCTGGCCGGCATGCGGGCCGGACGCGAGCCCGGTGACCGCCGGTGGTCCGAAGACGTAAGGCGGCTGGACCAGCTGGCCCGCCGGGAAAAGTCTGCCGGCCCTGCCGAAAGGGGAGCCCCGGGCGCACGGGAGATCGCGGGCGTCGAAGCGCCGGGCTACGTGATTGCCCTGGCCTTCCCGGACCGGATTGCGCGGCGCGTTCCCGGCGCGGGCTCGGAGCGTTACCTGCTCGCCTCCGGAACCCGTGCCGGGTTGCCTGCGGGCAGCTCCCTCACGGGACAGGACTGGCTGGCCGTCGCCGATGTTGCCCGGGCCGAGGGGCGCGACGCCGCGGGCACCGGTGCGGTGATCCGGTCCGCAGCACCGCTGACCCTGGACACCGCCGAAGCAGCCGCCGAACACCTCGTCACGGACACCGTGGAAGCGGAGTTCGCCGGTGGCCGGGTCACCGCGCGCCGGGAACGCAGGCTCGGCGCGATCCTGCTGGGCTCCACCCCGGTACGCCCGTCCGCCGAAGAGGGACGCGCCGCCGTCGCCCGCGCCCTGACGGTACAGGGGCTGGACCTGATAGGTTTCTCCGCGGCAGCCGACGCACTGCGCCGGCGCCTGGCCCTGCTCCACCGTGAGCTGGGGGAGCCGTGGCCGGACGTCAGCGAGCCGGCGCTGCTGGACCGGCTCCAGGACTGGCTCGGCCCCGAACTGGACGCACTGGCCCGCGGGGCATCCGCCAACAGCATCGACCTCACCGATGCGCTCCGGCGGCTGCTGCCCTGGCCGGACGCTTCCCGGCTGGGCGACCTCGTACCGGAACGGCTCCAGGTGCCCAGCGGTTCACGGGTCCGGATCGACTACCCGGATCCGGAGCACGACGACGGCCGGCCCGTGGTGGCGGTCAAGCTCCAGGAGTGCTTCGGATGGTCCGAAACCCCGCGGCTTGTGGAGGGACGCGTCCCGGTGCTCTTCCACCTGCTGTCCCCGGCGGGCAGGCCTCTTGCCGTCACCGACGACCTCGCGTCCTTCTGGTCCGGCCCCTATGCACAGGTCCGGTCCGAGATGCGCGGCCGGTACCCCAGGCACCCGTGGCCTGAGGACCCCTGGTCTGCCAAGGCCACTGCAAGGACAAAAGCCCGGATGTAA
- a CDS encoding FUSC family protein, whose amino-acid sequence MQFPVQQHLSSFLTVPPGRGHRVPAVRVALGVFLPLLVLILLGRTDLTMCAIFGSLTGIFGRAELHWRRLQHQSLSGLLMVLTVVAGVFLSLSGADSWTVVGAGTLIAGLIAVAASYLRVRPAGPFTYIFAFTATSAAPFPGRLWEAALTVTGSVLLAVVLGFAGRLHARRHTPRPLPPYRPPSWGRILRHSGRYAVAVAAAGSVSAGLGLGHGYWAMLAACAPIAAVDAAGGAIRAVHFILGTYAGVLVSAVLLQVQWSPVELAVLLAMLQLCGEIYVVRHYGLAMVFLTPVALLMTGFVTSQPVLAVTLDRAVQTTIGALVAVAVIAATTRRGSTAATPSTR is encoded by the coding sequence GTGCAGTTCCCCGTGCAGCAGCATCTCAGCAGCTTCCTCACCGTGCCTCCGGGGCGCGGGCACCGGGTGCCTGCCGTCCGCGTGGCGCTCGGGGTGTTCCTGCCGCTGCTGGTCCTGATCCTGCTGGGACGGACCGATCTCACGATGTGCGCCATCTTCGGTTCGCTGACCGGTATTTTCGGCCGTGCGGAACTGCACTGGCGGCGCCTGCAGCACCAGTCCCTGTCGGGCCTGCTGATGGTCCTGACCGTGGTGGCCGGCGTGTTCCTGTCCCTTTCCGGCGCGGATTCCTGGACTGTCGTGGGCGCAGGAACCCTAATTGCCGGCCTCATTGCGGTGGCGGCCAGTTATCTCAGGGTCCGGCCCGCTGGTCCGTTTACCTACATCTTCGCGTTCACCGCCACGTCCGCGGCGCCGTTCCCGGGCCGGTTGTGGGAAGCGGCGCTGACCGTGACGGGCAGCGTACTGCTCGCCGTAGTGCTGGGTTTTGCCGGCCGGCTGCACGCGCGCCGGCATACTCCGCGCCCGCTGCCGCCGTACCGGCCGCCGTCGTGGGGGCGGATCCTGCGTCACTCGGGCCGCTACGCCGTTGCCGTGGCCGCCGCCGGATCGGTCTCGGCCGGGCTTGGACTGGGGCACGGATACTGGGCGATGCTCGCCGCCTGTGCTCCGATCGCGGCGGTGGATGCAGCCGGGGGAGCGATCCGCGCCGTGCACTTCATCCTGGGCACCTACGCCGGTGTGCTGGTCTCTGCAGTGCTGCTCCAGGTCCAGTGGTCGCCGGTCGAGCTGGCGGTGCTGTTGGCCATGCTGCAGTTATGCGGGGAAATCTACGTGGTGCGGCACTACGGCCTGGCCATGGTGTTCCTGACGCCGGTGGCCCTGCTGATGACGGGGTTTGTCACTAGCCAGCCGGTGCTGGCGGTGACCTTGGACCGGGCCGTCCAAACGACCATCGGGGCGCTCGTGGCCGTGGCGGTCATTGCCGCCACCACCCGCAGGGGCTCGACGGCTGCTACTCCCTCGACGCGCTGA
- a CDS encoding cupin domain-containing protein has translation MTAVYGLVRETRNPAAAMNALRDKAAGQPGQGSRENSPSATGAVITWDPDDLPGALNRLLTAHPRHFSNPEEVPARPIPFRMHLLDADVPKPIQLHPRPDQALAGYVREQTRGVPLNAGNRNYKDRYAKFEVAVALTPLRVLSGERSREELRAIADGVDLPWLRALLTFRHEMPVHALLRMEPSETARALRETRAAMAGVAETDGPAADAAAVFRRLEPLFPGDRGILIAICMNLLKLEPGQAMVTPAGCLHSYLSGQALVVMGLSDNALKAGLTTDYVDVAELQQVLDNGQPGPAPLEVERIDECQEHIPLWSEDLDLRRTVIHGGTASIPLERFTVVLAALGEAMVSVGDVSTYLEQGASMLYLGDPTTADVEGSAQLFSASRE, from the coding sequence GTGACTGCCGTCTACGGTCTGGTAAGGGAAACCCGCAACCCCGCAGCTGCAATGAATGCACTGAGGGACAAGGCCGCCGGGCAGCCCGGCCAGGGCAGCCGGGAAAATTCTCCTTCCGCCACAGGTGCCGTCATTACCTGGGATCCCGATGACCTCCCCGGTGCCCTCAATCGGCTTCTTACGGCCCACCCCCGCCATTTCTCCAATCCGGAGGAAGTACCGGCTCGCCCTATCCCTTTCCGGATGCACCTCCTGGACGCGGATGTGCCCAAGCCGATCCAGCTGCACCCGCGGCCGGACCAGGCGTTGGCCGGTTATGTCCGTGAACAGACCCGCGGGGTCCCCTTGAACGCCGGAAACCGGAACTATAAGGACAGGTACGCCAAGTTTGAAGTAGCGGTAGCGCTCACTCCCCTTCGCGTGCTGTCAGGAGAGCGCAGCAGGGAAGAACTGCGTGCCATTGCCGACGGAGTGGACCTTCCATGGCTTCGCGCCTTATTGACGTTCCGGCATGAGATGCCGGTGCACGCCCTCCTCCGCATGGAGCCTTCCGAGACTGCGCGTGCACTCAGGGAAACCAGGGCCGCCATGGCCGGAGTGGCGGAAACGGACGGTCCCGCCGCAGACGCTGCTGCCGTTTTCCGCCGGCTTGAGCCGCTTTTCCCGGGCGACCGCGGGATTCTCATAGCCATCTGCATGAACCTCCTCAAGCTGGAGCCCGGACAGGCCATGGTTACGCCCGCGGGTTGCCTCCACTCTTATCTTTCCGGGCAGGCGCTGGTGGTTATGGGCCTGTCCGACAATGCCCTGAAGGCCGGGTTAACCACGGACTACGTGGACGTTGCCGAGCTGCAGCAGGTCCTGGACAACGGCCAGCCCGGCCCGGCACCTCTTGAGGTGGAGCGTATTGATGAGTGCCAGGAACATATTCCGCTCTGGAGCGAAGATCTCGACCTGCGCCGGACCGTGATCCACGGCGGCACCGCATCCATCCCGCTGGAACGGTTCACCGTTGTGCTCGCCGCACTGGGAGAAGCGATGGTTTCGGTGGGCGACGTGAGCACCTACTTGGAACAGGGTGCCAGCATGCTCTATCTGGGTGACCCGACGACGGCCGACGTCGAGGGCTCGGCACAGCTCTTCAGCGCGTCGAGGGAGTAG
- a CDS encoding Na+/H+ antiporter, translating to MDFLILLVGLLFGTVLAAGIGERIRLPYPVLMLISSALIAFLPIIPEVHINPELILPLFLPPLLFAAAQRSSWSVFRLRWRSLVLLAVALVAVTVAVVAGVSWIMVPALGLPAAIALGAIVAPPDPVAVEAVAGKVRMPRRLITVLQTEGLFNDAIAIVIFQAAVAASTSGGHVGWEVVPEFLIAAAGAVVLGLAMAWIVGSLNRFVPNLVARSASTLVAPFAVYLLAEEVHFSGVVAVVVTALELGRRARPQDSEERLTRTAFWDVVELLTTGAAFGLVGIEMRYIIEDEGAQLLSFIPGIVAVCAAVLIVRFLWMMAIYRMGGTEKNHVPGSLKEVLVLSWCGMRGLATLALALALPGTTLAGDPLPGRNFVVACACAVLVVTLVLPGLTLPWLMRALKLPNDHKEADRMERELALRAERVAVETMKRSAAIQQLPPDRRAALAKRMASLHSMLESDEEDESQKMLDRKATLEIMDVVQREAMDAARREVLEARRQRGMDPEAVDRVLRRLDLRTVTMDRPERH from the coding sequence GTGGATTTCCTGATACTCCTGGTCGGGCTGCTTTTCGGAACCGTGCTGGCCGCAGGGATCGGTGAACGCATCCGGCTGCCGTACCCCGTACTGATGCTGATCTCATCGGCCCTGATCGCGTTCCTGCCGATCATCCCCGAAGTGCACATCAACCCTGAACTGATCCTCCCGCTGTTCCTTCCGCCGCTGCTCTTTGCGGCCGCGCAGCGCAGCTCCTGGTCCGTTTTCCGGCTGCGGTGGCGCTCCCTGGTGCTGCTGGCGGTGGCATTGGTGGCAGTCACTGTGGCCGTGGTGGCCGGTGTGTCCTGGATTATGGTGCCGGCGCTCGGGCTGCCGGCCGCGATTGCACTCGGAGCCATCGTTGCTCCGCCCGATCCGGTGGCCGTGGAAGCGGTTGCCGGTAAGGTCCGGATGCCGCGGCGGCTCATCACGGTGCTGCAGACCGAGGGCCTCTTCAACGACGCCATCGCCATTGTCATCTTCCAGGCAGCCGTCGCGGCGAGCACCAGCGGCGGGCACGTGGGCTGGGAGGTTGTGCCGGAATTCCTTATTGCCGCAGCCGGCGCCGTGGTGCTGGGCCTGGCGATGGCGTGGATCGTCGGCAGCCTGAACCGGTTCGTACCGAACCTGGTGGCACGTTCGGCATCCACCCTGGTTGCGCCCTTCGCCGTTTACCTGCTCGCCGAAGAAGTGCACTTCTCCGGAGTGGTCGCCGTCGTCGTCACCGCATTGGAACTCGGCCGGCGCGCCCGCCCCCAGGACTCGGAGGAGCGGCTGACCCGCACCGCTTTCTGGGATGTGGTGGAACTGCTGACCACCGGTGCGGCGTTTGGCCTGGTGGGAATCGAGATGCGGTACATCATCGAGGACGAGGGAGCCCAGCTGCTGAGTTTCATCCCCGGGATCGTGGCAGTGTGCGCAGCCGTGCTCATTGTCCGGTTCCTGTGGATGATGGCGATCTACCGGATGGGCGGGACCGAAAAGAACCATGTCCCGGGTTCGCTGAAAGAGGTCCTGGTCCTTTCCTGGTGCGGGATGCGCGGTCTGGCAACCCTGGCTCTTGCCCTCGCCCTGCCGGGCACCACGCTTGCCGGCGACCCGCTGCCCGGACGCAACTTCGTTGTGGCCTGCGCGTGCGCCGTCCTGGTGGTGACCCTGGTGCTGCCGGGATTGACCCTGCCTTGGCTGATGCGTGCCCTGAAGCTGCCTAACGACCACAAGGAGGCGGACCGGATGGAACGCGAGCTCGCGCTCCGGGCCGAACGGGTCGCCGTCGAGACCATGAAGCGCTCTGCGGCGATCCAGCAGCTGCCGCCGGACCGCCGCGCCGCACTGGCCAAGCGGATGGCCTCGCTGCATTCCATGCTGGAGAGCGACGAAGAGGATGAATCGCAGAAGATGCTGGACCGAAAGGCCACCCTGGAGATCATGGACGTGGTCCAGCGTGAAGCCATGGACGCCGCACGCCGGGAAGTACTCGAGGCCCGCCGGCAGCGCGGCATGGATCCGGAGGCCGTGGACCGTGTACTGCGCCGCCTGGATCTGCGCACCGTCACCATGGACCGTCCGGAACGCCACTAG
- a CDS encoding MDR family MFS transporter produces MSIDPSAKPVPPAGTSGHAATTRAPSTLDPRTKTVIGLLLVSSFVVILNETIMSVALPRLMADLDITAGTAQWLTTGFMLTMAVVIPATGFLLQRFSMRGLFLTAMSLFSAGTLLAALAPGFGTLLGGRIIQAGGTAIMLPLLMTTVLNAVPAHKRGQMMGTISIVIAVAPAIGPTVSGIILNALDWRWMFWLVLPIALLSLGLGALKIQNLTETKRLPFDVLSIVLSTFAFGGLIFGLSSIGEAAQGKELMPLWIPLTVGVLAMAGFVLRQLVLQRTDRALMDLRTFTSKPFVVAIIMVLVSMMALFGCLIVLPLYLQNVLGLDTLRTGLLLLPGGAVMAVLSPIVGNLFDRFGPRPLVVPGALVLSGALWGMTLLTEETPVGLVILLHCFLNAGLGFIFTPLFTSALGSLDKSLYSHGSAIINTLQQLAGAAGTAVFITLMTTGTTAALADGASPVSAAASGVHTAFFWGAVVSLVAVAASFLVRRPTNELPEGVAIH; encoded by the coding sequence TTGAGTATCGATCCCTCCGCAAAACCCGTGCCTCCTGCCGGAACCTCCGGGCACGCGGCAACGACGCGGGCTCCGTCCACCCTGGATCCCCGCACCAAGACCGTGATCGGCCTGCTGCTGGTCTCCTCGTTCGTGGTCATCCTGAACGAAACAATCATGAGCGTGGCCCTGCCCCGGCTCATGGCTGACCTGGACATCACTGCCGGAACCGCCCAGTGGCTGACCACGGGCTTTATGCTGACGATGGCCGTGGTCATTCCGGCCACCGGCTTCCTGCTGCAGCGTTTTTCCATGCGCGGCCTGTTCCTGACCGCCATGTCCCTCTTCAGCGCCGGGACGCTGCTGGCAGCCCTGGCCCCCGGGTTCGGCACCCTGCTGGGCGGCCGGATCATCCAGGCCGGCGGCACCGCCATCATGCTGCCGCTGCTGATGACCACCGTCCTGAACGCTGTTCCGGCCCATAAGCGCGGACAGATGATGGGCACCATTTCCATCGTCATCGCAGTTGCACCCGCCATCGGCCCGACGGTCTCCGGCATCATCCTCAACGCGCTCGACTGGCGCTGGATGTTCTGGCTGGTCCTGCCCATTGCCCTGCTGTCGCTGGGCCTTGGCGCGTTGAAGATCCAGAATCTTACTGAAACCAAGCGCCTGCCGTTCGACGTGCTGTCGATCGTGTTGTCCACCTTCGCGTTCGGCGGGCTCATCTTCGGCCTCAGCAGCATCGGCGAGGCCGCTCAGGGCAAGGAACTGATGCCGCTGTGGATCCCGCTGACCGTCGGCGTCCTGGCCATGGCCGGCTTTGTGCTGCGCCAGCTGGTCCTCCAGCGTACCGACCGCGCCCTGATGGACCTGCGCACCTTCACCAGCAAGCCCTTCGTGGTGGCGATCATCATGGTCCTCGTGTCCATGATGGCGCTGTTCGGCTGCCTGATCGTGCTGCCCCTGTACCTGCAGAACGTCCTGGGCCTGGACACGCTTCGCACCGGCCTGCTGCTGCTCCCCGGCGGCGCCGTGATGGCCGTTCTCTCGCCGATTGTCGGCAACCTGTTTGACCGTTTCGGTCCGCGACCGCTGGTGGTTCCGGGCGCCCTGGTGCTCAGCGGTGCCCTGTGGGGGATGACCCTGCTGACGGAAGAAACCCCCGTGGGCCTCGTGATCCTGCTGCACTGCTTCCTGAACGCCGGGCTGGGGTTCATCTTCACTCCGCTGTTCACCTCGGCCCTGGGTTCGCTGGACAAGTCCCTGTACTCCCACGGCAGCGCCATCATCAACACGCTGCAGCAGCTTGCCGGTGCAGCGGGAACGGCCGTCTTCATCACCCTGATGACCACGGGCACGACGGCGGCCCTGGCCGACGGCGCGTCACCGGTCTCCGCTGCGGCCTCGGGCGTGCACACGGCGTTCTTCTGGGGAGCCGTTGTTTCGTTGGTGGCCGTCGCGGCGTCGTTCCTGGTCCGCCGGCCCACCAACGAACTGCCCGAGGGTGTGGCTATCCACTAA
- the mftF gene encoding mycofactocin biosynthesis glycosyltransferase MftF (Members of this protein family, MftF, are glycosyltransferases, members of PF00535 (glycosyl transferase family 2). The encoding gene is found as part of the mycofactocin cassette, in Mycobacterium tuberculosis, many other Actinobacteria, and occasional members of other lineages. Mycofactocin itself, a putative redox carrier, is a heavily modified derivative of the C-terminal Val-Tyr dipeptide of the mycofactocin precursor MftA (TIGR03969).) — MTGLPIGFGIRLSDSVRVGGRAQVLTGGSPLRVLFPGAAARDLLATGGFSVSDGPSAELAEKLLAFGMADPAAASLAAPADKAVTFVVPVRDRPDHLRRLLQSIGPGQRVVVVDDASLSPQPIADAASAYAAEYVPLAVNAGPAAARNAGLARVRTPYVAFVDSDMVLDPGTVPALLRHFADPGVALVAPRILGWNPGNDAGWICRYEDSRSSLDLGRRPALVHPRGTVSWLPAACLVGRVEALGGGFSAELRVAEDVDLVWNLVREGKRVRYDASVAARHEHRRELVPWLARKMFYGTGAHELSRRHGSNVAPAVLAPWSVAFLLALLAQRRWSLPVAAALAAATALRLARRLRRSPKPLRLASVLVGQGVLAALGQGSALLLRHWWPLTAVGCLFSGRLRRAALLAGMVDAAVEYRRTGAELDPVRFAVARRLDDLAYGAGVWLGAVRGHSAGALLPEITGLRTTRRRRRP; from the coding sequence GTGACCGGCCTTCCCATCGGCTTCGGCATCCGGCTCTCCGACAGCGTCCGGGTGGGCGGCAGGGCGCAGGTGCTCACCGGCGGTTCTCCCCTGCGCGTACTGTTCCCAGGCGCGGCGGCACGGGATCTGCTCGCAACAGGCGGCTTCTCGGTCAGCGACGGCCCTTCCGCAGAGCTGGCGGAGAAACTGCTTGCCTTCGGGATGGCCGACCCCGCGGCCGCCAGCCTTGCGGCACCGGCCGACAAGGCAGTGACGTTCGTGGTGCCCGTGCGGGACCGCCCGGACCACCTGCGCCGGCTGCTGCAGAGTATCGGTCCGGGACAGCGCGTGGTGGTGGTGGATGACGCTTCCCTGTCCCCGCAGCCGATCGCCGACGCCGCGTCCGCCTACGCTGCCGAGTATGTTCCCCTGGCGGTGAACGCGGGGCCCGCGGCTGCCCGCAATGCCGGGCTGGCACGGGTCCGGACACCCTACGTGGCGTTTGTGGATTCCGACATGGTGCTGGATCCCGGGACCGTTCCTGCACTGCTGCGGCATTTCGCCGATCCCGGCGTAGCGCTTGTTGCGCCGCGGATCCTGGGCTGGAATCCGGGCAATGACGCCGGGTGGATCTGCCGTTATGAGGATTCCCGGTCCTCCCTCGATCTGGGCAGGCGCCCGGCACTGGTGCATCCACGCGGGACGGTGTCATGGCTCCCCGCGGCGTGTCTGGTGGGACGCGTGGAGGCGCTTGGAGGCGGATTCAGCGCCGAACTGCGGGTCGCGGAAGACGTGGATCTGGTCTGGAACCTGGTCCGTGAGGGCAAGCGCGTGCGTTACGACGCGTCGGTGGCTGCCCGGCACGAGCACCGGCGGGAGCTTGTACCGTGGCTTGCACGCAAGATGTTCTACGGGACCGGGGCGCACGAGCTTTCCCGGCGGCACGGCAGCAACGTGGCCCCTGCGGTGCTGGCACCGTGGAGCGTCGCGTTCCTTCTCGCCCTTTTGGCCCAGCGCCGCTGGTCACTGCCGGTGGCCGCCGCTCTGGCGGCGGCCACCGCCCTGCGACTGGCCCGACGCCTCCGGCGCAGTCCAAAGCCCCTGCGGCTGGCATCAGTCCTCGTGGGACAGGGCGTCCTGGCTGCACTGGGGCAGGGATCAGCGCTGCTGCTGCGGCACTGGTGGCCGCTGACGGCCGTGGGCTGCCTGTTTTCCGGTCGCCTGCGCCGGGCAGCGCTTCTCGCCGGAATGGTGGACGCTGCCGTGGAGTACCGGCGCACCGGGGCCGAGCTGGATCCCGTCCGGTTCGCTGTGGCCCGCCGCCTGGATGATCTGGCCTACGGCGCCGGAGTGTGGTTGGGGGCGGTCCGGGGACACTCGGCGGGAGCGCTGCTGCCGGAAATCACCGGCCTCCGTACTACCCGACGGCGCCGACGGCCTTAG